In one window of Hevea brasiliensis isolate MT/VB/25A 57/8 chromosome 10, ASM3005281v1, whole genome shotgun sequence DNA:
- the LOC110660461 gene encoding uncharacterized protein LOC110660461, with translation MNCSTRLITQLNSPESHRFFSATIKFLPLRSPRNFTFTPHIIFSTPKFSKIASFATKASNLPGPNRNAPAMDPNAPESADPPPAAEDFVHIENPNPNVEALSESIVDVADELRVDTGADAGSFSEPQRTELPEGLSRSVVVLNCESTAEGGSCDVYLVGTAHVSQESCKEVEAVIRFLKPQVVFLELCSSRVAVLTPQNLKVPTMGEMIEMWKKKHNLFGILYSWFLAKVANKLDVFPGSEFRVAFEEARSYGGKVILGDRPVQITLRRTWGKMPLWHKTKLLYSLLFQAFFLPSPEDLNKMLKEMDDVDMLTLVIQEMSKEFPTLMETLVHERDQYMSSTLLRAASEHTSVVAVVGKGHLQGIKKHWKQPVPMKDLLEMPSPKPAVSAVKVLTSLGVAAAGVAIISGIYLACKK, from the exons ATGAATTGCTCGACTCGGCTTATCACTCAACTGAACTCGCCCGAGTCACATCGCTTCTTCTCCGCCACCATAAAATTTCTTCCCCTTAGATCCCCAAGAAACTTCACGTTTACTCCTCACATTATATTCTCAACTCCAAAATTCTCTAAAATTGCCTCATTTGCTACCAAAGCCAGTAATCTTCCTGGACCCAACCGGAACGCTCCGGCGATGGACCCCAACGCGCCGGAATCAGCGGACCCGCCTCCTGCTGCGGAAGACTTTGTTCACATCGAAAATCCTAATCCTAATGTCGAGGCTTTGAGCGAGAGCATTGTCGATGTTGCTGATGAGCTGAGGGTGGACACTGGCGCCGATGCAGGGAGTTTTAGTGAGCCGCAGAGGACGGAGCTTCCGGAGGGGCTTTCTAGAAGTGTGGTGGTTCTCAATTGCGAGTCTACGGCGGAGGGTGGATCGTGCGATGTGTACTTGGTTGGCACAGCACATGTTTCTCAG GAATCATGTAAAGAAGTTGAAGCTGTAATCCGCTTCTTGAAACCACAG GTTGTCTTTTTGGAGTTGTGTTCTAGTCGAGTGGCTGTGCTTACTCCTCAGAATTTAAAG GTTCCAACAATGGGAGAAATGATAGAGATGTGGAAGAAAAAACATAACCTGTTTGGGATACTTTATAGCTGGTTTCTTGCCAAG GTTGCCAATAAGCTTGATGTTTTTCCGGGTTCTGAGTTTCGAGTGGCTTTTGAAgaagcaagatcatatggtggcAAAGTGATACTTGGTGATCGCCCTGTACAG ATTACATTACGAAGGACATGGGGGAAAATGCCTCTTTGGCATAAGACAAAATTATTGTACTCTCTGCTTTTTCAAGCATTCTTTTTACCAAGTCCTGAGGACCTTAACAAAATG CTCAAGGAAATGGATGATGTTGACATGCTGACACTTGTGATTCAAGAGATGAGTAAGGAGTTCCCCACTCTAATGGAAACCCTTGTGCATGAGCGAGACCA GTACATGTCTTCCACATTACTAAGAGCTGCTAGTGAACATACTTCAGTTGTTGCCGTTGTTGGGAAGGGACATTTGCAGGGAATTAAGAAGCATTGGAAGCAGCCTGTTCCG ATGAAGGATCTCCTGGAAATGCCTTCACCGAAACCAGCTGTTTCTGCTGTGAAGGTTCTTACGTCTCTTGGTGTTGCAGCTGCAGGTGTGGCTATTATCTCGGGCATTTATCTTGCATGCAAGAAATAG